The genomic stretch TCGCTGTAAACCGTGAACGGACGTTTCGAATCTTTATACACTTTAAACACGGCTTCACCTTTCAAATGTATGTCTCTCTTCGCAGGCTCAAAATTATCAAGGTAGCTAACCGTACTTTGCGGATACAGTTCAACAACCGTACTGTCGGGCAATATCAAGTGTTCCACAGCTGTGCCCATATTACTCTTGATAATTTCTTTAGCAGCCGGAACAATAGCAACAGGAGATTCAACGGCAGGCTTATGTTCAAAATAATACCAAATTCCCATGAATAGCACAACAACAGCCGCGATACTACTTACCTTGTAGTATAATGATTTCCGGTACAATCGCTTCTTATTAATGGCATAATGAATTTCGTCAAGCATTCTTTCAGACACACAAGAATCTATTGGTTCATTCCATTTTGAATCATCATTCCATTCTACATCCGGAAAATACTTGTCCACTTCCGCAGGATGTTCCTCGAAATAACGGGCTATCTCTTTTTTCTCTTCCACACTACAGGCTCCCGTAAAAAATTTATCTATTACTTCTTCAGTAATGTTCATACTTGTCGGCAAAATTACAATTTCTTGGTCAGCTTATATCGAATAGACCTACAAACAAAAGGCACATCCCCAAAAATGCTCTTATGTACCTGAGTGCCAGATTTATGTGATTCTCAACAGTCTTGGGTGCAATACTTAATTTTTCAGATATTTCTTTATTAGACATTTCATTGTACCGGCTCAATTCAAAAACCTTCCTTCTCATAGGCGGCAAAGAAGCAACTGCTTTTTCCAGCTTCAAAGTAGTTTCTCTATAAAATACATTTTTATAAACCTCATTTATAACTTCAACATTTCTATTTTTTACCACCAGCGATGCATCCTCATTCCTTTGTGTCTTCCTGATAAAATCTATTAGCGTAGTTTTTGCAATACGAAAAATCTGTATATTCAAACCAACATCGTCCGAAAGATGTTTACGACTGTTCCAAAGCTTAATAAATGTTAATTGCACTACTTCTTCCGCACAATAAGCCGAATTTGTACGCGCTATGATGTAATTATATAACTTCTTGTGATACTCATTATAAACTTGATTGAATATTTCTTCATTTCCATTGCGAAGTGCATTACTATAGCTCATAAGACAATTATATTTTACATAAACTTTAACGAAAATAAAAAATTAAATCAATTAGTCTAAAAAATAAAATGCACCTATGTTGCAGTTTTAAGAAAGCTACATTAAAATAAAAAAGCATAAAGTTTTTGACCTTATGCTTTTTATAACTTTGTGTTCATATTTTATCTTCTCTTTGCCGGCGGAGCAGCAACCATTGCCACAGGTGCTTTCAGTAAGTCTTTATGCTCGCGGTACATTTTCCATATAAACTCGCCGAACAAAGTATTTGCCCAGGCAAACCATTTTCTGGTAAAATCAATCGGTGCACTTGGATTAAATGATTCGTGCATAAACCCCGTGCCCGCGTGCGACTGGCGCAGCATTTCTATACAACTTGCCATTTCCTTTGTATCCGTAGATGTCAATCCGCGCATGGTAATACCTATGCACCAAATCTTATTCAAACCCGTATGCGGACTGCCAATTCCTTCTGCGACCGTACCTTTAAAATAAAAAGGATTTTCGTCCGACAATACGTAACGGCGCGTGTTGGCATAAGTAATATCAGTAGGAAAAACACTTTCCAGATACGGCATTGCCAGCAACGACGGTACATTCGCATCGTCCATCAGGTTAATACTTCCGTAACCGTTGATTTCATACGCATAAATTTTTCCGAACTTAGGATGCATTACCGTTGCCTGCTGCAAGCCTACATATACTTCTTTCGCCAAAGCTCTCACGTCTGCTGCTTTTTGCGGGTCTTTACCGATAGCTTCCCACATTTCCGCCAGCCAGCCTAACACTTTTACGGCGAAATAATTACTCGGAATAAGGTATGGGAATATAGTTGCATCATCGCTCGGACGGAACATAGAACAAATCAAACCATTTGGTTTTACGGGGTAACCGTATCCGCCTAAAGGCACACCGTCCGTAGCCCAGGAAGTTTCGCGCTGAAAGCTGTACGGACCTTGTCCGCTCATACGTTGCTGTTCACGGAAAGTCTGCACTACCAACGTCATTGCTTGTTTCCAATGCTCATCAAACGGCGCAGTATCGCCCGTTTGCTTCCAATACAAATAAGCCAGACGGATAGGATAACAAAGACTATCAATCTCCCATTTGCGCTCGTGCACGCCAGGTTTCATATCGGTAACATCCGTTTTTTTCCATTCGCTTACTTTGGTAGCATCTTTATAAAACGCATTCGCGTAAGGGTCGATGATAATACATTTATTCTGGCGGCGGATAACACCTTCAATCATATTTTGCAGCAGCTTATCATTCTTACAAAGCGGTAAATAAGGCGTTACCTGCGCCGTACTGTCGCGCAGCCACATCGCATCAATATCGCCCGTGATTACAAATGTATCCGGCTTACCGTCAATCAAAGAATATTCAACTGTCGTATCCAGAGTATTGGGAAAACAATTTCCGAAAAGCCACGCTATCTCTTTGTTTCCGATATTTTGCTGCACTTCATTGATAAGATTATCAACGGCTGTACTTTTGAACTTTCTTTGCCCGTAAGGAACACGCACTACAGGAAATTGCTCCTGCTGCAAGCTCTTCCCTAACCCGTATTTTGACGCTAACACACCTGCACCCGCCAATGCCGTTTGCTGAATAAATTTTCTTCTTTCCATTAAAAACTTGTTTTATAAAATATGTCCGCTAAAAGTAAGGCATAATTATTAATAAAAAAGTCAAAAATTAAAAGCATAACGAAAAGAAGAAAATACTTGCTTAACCGATGAAATCCAATTGCCCTTTCACACCAAAATGATTATTGTCAATTTTTAATACTCTGCGGAAACATTCTTTTGCTTCTGTATTGTTGCCCAACCCCAAATTTCCAAGTCCCTTCAAATACAAACAATGCGCTTTGTTTCGCTCGTTCAGGTCTGCATCAAATATCAATAAATCGGGCAATGACACGGCGAAATAATCAATCTTTATTTCGTCATTAATATGTTCATCCGCATACCGGACTAATTTGTTGAACATAACATTTGCTTTATCCGAGTTGCCCAATTTTTTCCAAGCCATTGCTTGGTAAAAATACTTATCGGGCTGCTGGTCGTTGTAATAAACAGCCGCCGACAATTCATCCAAACCGGCGCTTGCTTTATCGAAATTTTCTTTCGCTTTTTCCGCACAGCCTTTACCTTCGTAAGCAACGCCGAGCCAATAATAAATATCGTTTTCCTGCGCACCGTAC from Arachidicoccus sp. BS20 encodes the following:
- a CDS encoding sigma-70 family RNA polymerase sigma factor → MSYSNALRNGNEEIFNQVYNEYHKKLYNYIIARTNSAYCAEEVVQLTFIKLWNSRKHLSDDVGLNIQIFRIAKTTLIDFIRKTQRNEDASLVVKNRNVEVINEVYKNVFYRETTLKLEKAVASLPPMRRKVFELSRYNEMSNKEISEKLSIAPKTVENHINLALRYIRAFLGMCLLFVGLFDIS
- a CDS encoding glycoside hydrolase family 125 protein; translated protein: MERRKFIQQTALAGAGVLASKYGLGKSLQQEQFPVVRVPYGQRKFKSTAVDNLINEVQQNIGNKEIAWLFGNCFPNTLDTTVEYSLIDGKPDTFVITGDIDAMWLRDSTAQVTPYLPLCKNDKLLQNMIEGVIRRQNKCIIIDPYANAFYKDATKVSEWKKTDVTDMKPGVHERKWEIDSLCYPIRLAYLYWKQTGDTAPFDEHWKQAMTLVVQTFREQQRMSGQGPYSFQRETSWATDGVPLGGYGYPVKPNGLICSMFRPSDDATIFPYLIPSNYFAVKVLGWLAEMWEAIGKDPQKAADVRALAKEVYVGLQQATVMHPKFGKIYAYEINGYGSINLMDDANVPSLLAMPYLESVFPTDITYANTRRYVLSDENPFYFKGTVAEGIGSPHTGLNKIWCIGITMRGLTSTDTKEMASCIEMLRQSHAGTGFMHESFNPSAPIDFTRKWFAWANTLFGEFIWKMYREHKDLLKAPVAMVAAPPAKRR